In Streptomyces sp. NBC_00448, the following are encoded in one genomic region:
- a CDS encoding ScbR family autoregulator-binding transcription factor, producing the protein MQGRAETTRRCLVEAAARLFEERGYAGTSISDISALSGRTSGAIYFHFGNKEQLALAVVEAHFATWPEMISGIHRSYESALEKLVALSFSVARAFRDDVVVRAGSRLWTERRAIDTPLPAPFLGWIDTVGSLLREAAEQGELAGGLAPETAAVGVVYAFFGMHTVSDALDGRDQIEDRLYDLWLLLLAGLQAKPDARELLLTRVGAPGPSCLVP; encoded by the coding sequence GTGCAGGGACGGGCGGAGACGACGCGCAGGTGTCTCGTGGAGGCCGCGGCGCGGCTGTTCGAGGAACGCGGTTATGCCGGCACCAGTATCAGCGACATCAGCGCGCTCTCCGGGCGCACCAGCGGGGCGATCTACTTCCATTTCGGCAACAAGGAGCAGCTGGCGCTCGCTGTCGTCGAGGCGCACTTCGCGACCTGGCCGGAGATGATCTCCGGAATTCACCGGTCATACGAATCCGCGCTGGAGAAGCTGGTGGCACTGAGTTTCTCGGTCGCCCGCGCCTTCCGCGACGACGTCGTGGTGCGGGCCGGGTCGCGGCTGTGGACCGAGCGCCGCGCCATCGACACGCCGCTGCCCGCGCCGTTCCTCGGGTGGATCGACACCGTGGGGTCGCTGCTGCGGGAGGCGGCCGAACAGGGCGAACTGGCGGGCGGGCTCGCCCCGGAGACGGCCGCGGTCGGCGTCGTCTACGCGTTCTTCGGGATGCACACGGTCTCCGACGCGCTCGACGGGCGCGACCAGATCGAGGACCGGCTCTACGACCTGTGGCTGCTGCTGCTCGCCGGGCTCCAGGCGAAGCCCGACGCCCGGGAGCTGCTGTTGACGCGGGTGGGCGCGCCCGGCCCGTCCTGCCTGGTGCCGTAA